Genomic DNA from Helicoverpa armigera isolate CAAS_96S chromosome 10, ASM3070526v1, whole genome shotgun sequence:
CCTTGTCAATGTGGATCTGGCTGTTAAGGATGACCTCGACGTCGTTGGGGTCAGTGAGGAATACGATCAGGTTATTGCCGAGCCAGACTCTGACCACGTTACCGAACTTCTCTCCATACTCCAAACCGAGTTGAACAAGCTCTGAAAGAAGAAGGTGATTTTATGAAATAGtctgaattttgaaatatttgaagaTGATGGACATTGCATGTCATCTTTTCACTCACATGAATAATTTTCTTACTCACTGATAACTAAAGGCTTAAACGAATTTTGATGACATTAATGGTCAAGTAAGCTGTTATTATGATCtctttttaaatgcaatatttataaTCATATTTAGAAGTACTGtaagaaatataatatgtaccacTTGGTTTCTTCGTTAACACCAAAAGAGCGTTTCCAAGGAAGGGAACGACAGCTGGTCCCGGGAGTTTTTCTGCAAATTCGCGCAGACGAGACTTTTGCTGCCATCTGTATAGGATCCAGATACTGGATGCCAGGAATAGGAGGGGGTAGAAGATCAGTCTTGTGTTGTAGCTCGTCACCTCGGTCTCCTCGACCAACGTCGTCATTGTGCTGAAATTGTGGGAAGACGTTAGAATATAGGTGGGTCGCTCACGTTCCGAGAAAATTACGAAACACTTTATAGACCATGAACATAAATGTGTTGTAGCACTTTGTATTCAAATATGTTCATGAACATGGTCTCCTTCCTCTTGGAACCccttcaaatcaatttaaaatagtTAACATTTTTAGTTAGAAaagcaaaagataaataaaattaggctTAGGAGAATTTTCTGGCGACTGGACTTactgatatataaaaaaaatgttcaaggataggtgcaaaaaatatttaaatatctaatgTAATATCTTTTGTCAAATGAAATATGAATAGAAAGGGGAATATTGTGTTCTGCCTTGAGCAAATGTTGTGAGAAGGAGCTGGGATAGTGAAATAAACCATTGTAACATAATTTTCCAATGTGCACGTGTTGCGTAGGTATACTTTCAAGCATTAGCCATGTCAccgtaaaattacaaaaatcgtaagattacaatctatctcgagagattgtaaactgtcgaattattgtgaaccgtaacatctgattgcaatttaacgcattatttttcgctatattataatctatcgatgagaaattgtcaaattgtcaactgtccgaaagctctccctgattggtcagtctttttgtaagatcgaccaataatccgttctgttcccgtagagttaggaatgaaatagaggtgtcagttaaataaaataaatgctcttcaaatattcttcaagtatttattatttagtacgagtatgtaattaatattcctgacatatggagagaacaaattgtaacgaaatatttattcttcaaacacaaattgacattggaaacatattgatttctgacacttacgcgaatattagacatttaaataacttttacggattttatcgcggttatattatattatttaatcccgacgtttaaaaccgaccacgataaaatccgtaaaagtagttttatttaaatgaaattggaaaattataagaaacttttataaaaaaaaaacaaaacaattaggtagtttgtcttcaaacacaaattcattcctaactctacgggaactccatggcaacagaacggctggtcgtgattggtcgatcttacaaaaagactgaccaatcagggagagctttcggacaggtgacaatttgacaatttctcatcgatagattataatatagcgaaaaataatgcgttaaattgcaatcagatgttacggttcacaataattcgacagtttacaatcagtcgagatagattgtaatctaacgatgtttgtaatcttacggtgacagcCATACGGTTTAAGAAGTACAAGTTTTTATTCGCATCATACAAGTATACTTTTCTCTATTGCATATAGCTTGCACATTGCACAAATGCACTAATAGGCACTATGGAAATTTTAATACGCTTTAGGATTtatcgtaattattatttactatttatatttacttatgcacttagattttatcactaaACAACTTCTTAAATATTAAGAGAAAACTGTCACATCTGATTGAAACTGCCGTTGCTGATATTTGCTTGGGTAAATAATTACACTATTGCacttacttgttttatttaatttctatagTGTCAGTCAAACCTATCACCCAATGGTCCAATCACAATTGacctaataattttaaattacaatatataTAAGCACGGATGATAGTACTTACGCATGCCagcaaatttatatttgttaatttCATTACCTGTTGTATATTCTGCATAATTTAATCGGATAATGTCTTTCCCTGGTGTattattctaaatatttatacaatcaAAAAAGAAATTCAATGGGTTTTCTGAAAAATTTACAGTAATGTTTAGTTTTAGGTGATTATATATTATTCTTATATTCCAATGATTATATTACGTCGAGGGGATGGTCGATATAGTTTAGTAAGGCTCTCTGTAACAGTAAAGGCGAACGTTCCGTTTGCTTGAATCATAGCAGGGGGCGATTTTTCATACATCAGAAAAAATAGCGCAAATATTTGAATATGCTCGGTTCTTGCTCTTGACAATGTTAGAAAATGTTAATTCATTATTCTGCATAATAGCATAACACTTTTAAATCGTGTGTCGGTGACAGGTGTATGGATACTTGATTTACCCGTGGCTTCGCTCCCACTTTTCAGACTGAAAccttgattaaaaataaattgcggtGTAGTGTAAATAGCAGTCAGAAAACTATGCAGGTTTCCTTTGGGTTTCTTCAGCTAGCCGGGGACTGTGGGATCATtcaagagttactgcggccttGGTACACAATTAGCTCCAGAGGGAGCAAAGTTGGGTTGCAGTCAGCAGAAATTAGTGAAACTCTGCAATCACACTCTTTTTCAAAGTTCAAGTTAAATGTTTAGGAGTACAAGCTGTGTTAAGACTTACTGATGAAGTTGATGTAGTACCCAAATGAGAACTATTCACCTAAATAGTTCTCTGAAGTCTAGTTGTATAAGATGTGAGTCCAGAGTGCAGCAGCATTTCATAATAAGTTTGTACTGAACAGACTGACAGGCTGAATTTTTCTTGTGTAGTAACTGAATTgaagcaaatatttaaattacttactatTAAAGTAATTGTGATTTATTCTTTGAATATGCGATCCACCGAAAATGAGTTCAGTTAAATaaagaatttctttttttaGCCAAACGTGTAAACTACtgagtagtttttttgtttgatatgtaAGCAATTGCAGGTTAATTTAAATTTGTAAATTAACATTACTGTAAATGTTTTAAGCTATGCAGCAAGTACTATGTATTTGACTAGGCCAAAACACTGGAGTTACATCAGCGTTTGTATCTTTGCGTCTGCTTGTGCTACTATTACTCCTAAACGGATATGCTGACGTGTAGTGACGGTTTTTTGACAGAATTCAACAGTGTTTCGATGGTTTGaagtgaatttaatttattatctggCTATGTAAAAAGCTTATTCAGCAAATACAAGTTCATTGGTCCAATAAAAATGCTTTGCCTATTTTCTGTTTGTAAACATTCAACAATATCTTTGATTATAAAATACCAAagctaaaactaaataaaatttttaaaaggGTTTTTCAGACGATTATTGAAAAACACTTCTGTTAAAAAGTTTGTGCTATAAAATGTGAATCCTGCCTGTCTGGAAAACATCTTGATAAaatctggactataaagtctgaaatcacatGACAATCACATTGAGCAAACGTGTTGAATAACGCTCAATACTTCTCTCTGTGACAGGAGGCCTGTGCtgagcagtgggacgataaaaaaggctgatgactATGATTGCTGCCTATCTTTATACTTAGAAGCAGAATATGGCAGAACAATTGCAAcgttaaaactttaattaattaaacgaaTTAAACTGTcattaatacttacctactttgtCACTAAAGTAGAAAAACTATTATTCatgaatgttatttatataataccGTGAGCAGTAAATACGTTTGTTGCATGTTAAATAATCATTGTTTAATAATGAATGAATGCTATccatatttaaaagaaataaatccacATTGCTATTTAAGGCTAGCATTTTTAGAACTATGTATATCAAAATCTTgctttgatacttagttttaatatttccctatcataAGATCATTTGTAAAACAACACATATAAAATCCTGCTTTATTATAATCTTCTAGGCACTACAAGGCCCTTTTTACGTGAGAAGCTTCCTCATGTCGTCAACCACATTAacatcaaatattatgataactAGCAATATGTGTGTGAACGTGAATGTTCGGATGTATTGATGGGATGATGTCTATAACTCTTTCACGCAATACCTAACTTTAGAGGAATATAGCTAACACATGGGAATATTGCGCGATGTAATTCTTAAGGTCGGTAACACCACGGGTAGCAGCtagtcaaatcaaatcaaaactcatttattcaaacttggctgcaaaaaaacacttttcgaacgtcaaaaaaaaaatacaaaacacagcctccaaaacgcccacgcttcaccacttcctatgtgtttttgctgggaagaagaagtggcgcagcAAACTCCTCAGCAACgtagtattattataaaagaaaccactgtttataaacaatcgcatacttttttaatttatactgCACTAACTTGCATATACCTACTTGAACTATAACAATAAGTACACAAACAAAGTTTAGGGCAATATCGTCATTCAATCTTTGACCTGCCATGCGTCAGGCACAGTCGACGTAAAATGTTTCTATTAAACAGAAACATGTacgtaactttttatttattattgtctgCTTTGCCGTCATAATATGACGCTAGAAGCATATTTGAGTTGGTTTAGATGTAAATATCAATCCACCCTTGGTTTTCAAAAGTACCTACCGGCTTTAGTGCCAACTTAAGACCATTATTTTGTTCGGGATGATGGTTAAAGTCTGGTACTAAAGCCGGTACTTTTAGGACcacttttataataaggtggaatatgttaaaaaaaacgcCGCTTTATCACCACCTTTTAGcggttttaattttcatacagttcattctatgtaggtatgttatgtagTACAATGTTAACGTGTCTTCCGAAGCATGGAGGAATATATTGCGACAAAGACCCTTATTCGACTTCTTTAtatcgacggtaaaaaggcaaaaggggtcaagcgccacattttgcgatttttacttttttattgaccccaactccactattttttctctttcgaatggtcgtagtatcgttttcctagcatgaaaaaaagtcgcttgtaccaaagaattatttgtactgaagtgccaaatcgatacttaccaaaagtgctcaagcgacaccaactttacgtttttgtatcgccttgtcatttggcataattttaaaaacaatattagaagtaaatatgtcgtttgtatccatttttcttttatttgtttaataactataacgtcgcttacaccaatagtaaaaattgacaactaaacataaattggcgcttggcccctttcttaaataattttattttcattacgttgcattTGATCCTCTCAGCACGCGCGGCAGCGCCCTTGCAAATGGGTATAACTGACATATTAtgtcttatgtaggtacttgaaagcAAGTTCACGCGTTCTTGAAACGCGATCGCAGTttttaacacagattaaaattttatataaaacatgtctgcaactccaaaaaacgtgaaattgcgaagtgttttaggccgaaaaagacttgctagtaccaagaaggttatttgattataatgatagcAATAGAGAGGTCGAATAAATTTAAGATGATGTGATTCCCCTACTAGCATCGGTAAATTcaacctcattttatttattttataaaaataaatttaacgtttcttaggatagtttttagggttccgtacccaaagggtaaaacgggaccctaatgttttcgctcctctgtccgtccgtccgtccgtcaccaggctgtatctcatgaaccgtgatagttagagagttgaaatttttacagatgatgtgttctgttgccactataacaacCAATACtaatgaaaactagaatcaaataaatattttggggggctcccatacaaaaaacgtgttttttttaagaactggtaataggtagtaggtacgcgtttcatgttggataattttattacgagacaacttgaaaatgtgtttatcgagatatcttaacgatattggtgtcaaataaaagtttagaccttttatttgacaccaatttatgtataaaaccattttatccgtTTTTGAATCAGGTAAATCGGTTCACGCGTttaggaaatcattaaaaattagtaaaaatgtaaataatcataatttttaccaaattattgtggcttatttactcaaataatttgataacatGCTGTTGTATGTCCTATCAGTTAGGTAACTGCTGTTTTTTGGATCTCAGTTTTGTtccttgtattgttttagtttaatacataattcatagttctattacctacctgctgtgccaaatataaaataatactgttaattatgatattttaacttaagccaaaatctgacttagttctatgatctgttgtgccaaataaaataaaatactttactactttatacacatggagcttaggccaaaatcttaatattccaacattcaatattggtgcttgaccccctcgcaaatgcgataaacatggtaaaaacctggggtcaagcgacatctatctttgaaactattgatctcaggcttattttgatctaaaattattaaagagcattgtatttaagtaaacttttctgaagattgtgatgtgattcaataaagcaataaagagatattattttttaaaactttctttttactctcctgaacaatttgatctgtggtgcttgaccccttttgccttttacccgtcgaTATCAACGTCTTTATATAGGTACGTTCGGCTGTTATCGCGAGCTCGACGCGACCAATCACGAACTCCTCTAAAAATCAGCAACTAGGTATGTGCCTATTAAATAACTGTAGTGGTAAGAAAGGAAGTTATTTACGTTGCGtttaaaatatcaatacaaTAATACATATAGATCCGGTCGTTACTAGGCATTATATCCAATCTAGGTGAGGGTTAAtcagttttagttataattatagaaaaataggtaggtaggtaataggtatCCATTGTTTACttcaacgtcaaaaaatatttaagaattatgatattgtaatcaatttaatgaaaaaataagacACGCTTCTTCACCTTTTGATTCTTATTATGATGAGATTTTCATGTAACGAAGCACTTAGTTCTATCCTATTGTTAATTTGAATTCTGTCACCCATCATGGAATATTTTCTGAGAAAGTGGAGAAATATAGTGGACCAACAATACTATGCATATGATAGAGGTTGCGCCATATCCCGAAACCAGAGGGTCTTTATCTGATTATCTCAGTCTTGCAGAAGCCTCCCTGAAGAGTTTCCTTTCCGTCTTGCGATGGCTCAACTAGAAATGAGACAGATTTCATCACGATCAAATGCACCAAATGCTGATTATCTGCGCAATATACGAATATGTCTGTAACTAGAATTTTACTCATAAACAGAATATTAGAGATACAGATGAGATACAGGATTTAACGTGAAAACAGTGGAAACTAGAAGGCAAGCTAGAAAAGCCAAGTGAGGGAATAATTCTTTGAGGATGTGAACAATCCATTGTTGGGCCGTCCTCCAAAATATCAGTGAGTATTAGTTATTCAAACGTAGATATTGTTGGCATAGGTACAAACCTTAATGACAGCACTTTTAAATTGTCATTGATTGAGCTGTTTTCTAAATGTCCTGCCTAAAGTTATAAAAGATGCATCCAAGTATTGAGCAATCATTTTTGTGAAGGTTTTTCGAGGATATATAACTGAGTGGTGCATTGgtgctttaaattattttttaacagctAATCAGGTTAAGTAAGTCCGACCTTCTTATATTTTGCTACTAATCGGAACCAAGAGAAATTAGAATATTTATACGTTTAATTAGCATGATTAATTTTGCTGTGCGAGGATTTTTGCGACTCATTCTTATTTTTCCAGCAATATGGATACTCTGATGCTGGTATTCTACCCTCTGCTGCTAATAACGACTGTTCTATGGTTGATATATAGATGGCAACAGCAGACAAGACTCTTCAAGTTGGGCAATGCTTTACCAGGCCCACCTTGTGTACCATTCGTGGGAAATGGACTTCTCGCATTAGGGAAGCAACCTGATCGTATGttgtctgtttatttatttgaaaaagtttattaGCTCCGGGTTTTTTAATCCATGGTTCATTTAATCGATATTAAAACCTAAACATTATTTCGGACTTTCTGaactttaataaagtttttcatTGATGAGATGTTTGGCCTTAGCTGCAccttaactttttaaatatttaataataagtttatGGTTTTTCCTTGTTTCAGAAGTCGTCAAATTCTGTCTCGACTTGACCAAGACGTACGGCACAGTTTTTCGAGCTTGGGTCGGCTCCAACCTGTTAATCTTCCTCCTGGATGCCGATGATATTGAAGTCATCCTCAACAGTCAAATACACATCGATAAGGCTGATGAATACAGATTCTTTGAACCTTGGCTTGGTGACGGCCTTCTTATCAGCACTGGTAGGGTTTTAAAAATGGTACTCCAAAATGCTGCCAAGATTCATTAAGCTTTCAACTTGCCCTGAAGATTGGTGAGCAAACCTTGTGTAGGttaaaatcaaaaagtttattaatgATATTCCAGGTTCGAAATGGCGGTCTCATCGCAAGATGATAGCTCCAACATTCCATATCAACATTCTGAAGTCATTTGTGGGAGTATTCAATCAGAACAGCAAGAATGTCGTTGAGAAAATGCGATCAGAAATTGGCAAAACGTTTGATGTCCACGACCATATGAGCACAGCAACTGTCGACATCTTACTTGGTAAAGTGTCTTAGTGTTGTTAGGTGAATTGATTTTATCATTGCTGACTTTTATTGGCAGTGTGTAAATACTAGGGTAGCACTACTACCTAATATAAGAATTCGAATACTTGAAACATAAACAGTAAATGATTTTCAGAGACCGCAATGGGAATCACAAGAAAAACTCAAGATGAATCTGGATTTGATTACGCTTCGGCTGTTATGAAGTGAGTTTTAAAATACTCCTCCACTCTcactttttgtacaaaatactATCTACGACTATGTTTATTTCCAGGATGTGTGACATAGTTCACCAAAGGCACTACAAGTTCTGGTTACGATTTGATTCGCTTTTCAAATTGACTTCGTTATTTGAGAAGCAGAAGAAACTTTTGGACATCATTCACGGATTAACCAATAAGGTACTTGATACCTAATAGTTTTGATTCTTTGTTTGTTGTCCTGAGGCGAGGAGTTTTATATTTCGAGTGCGAGTGAAGCTGCTGACCATTTTGCGGAGATACCTATGACGCAAAAttgcagatattttttattttattgttattagatTATTGCTATATCAAGCTTGTTTGATTCATTGGAAAAAGTCTATTTGTGTCTGTTTATTTCCAGGTTATTATGAATAAAAAGCAGATATACTTCGAAAACAAAGCCAAAGGTTTTATTCCGCCAACATTGAAGGAACTGACAAGAAATCTAGATGACGATAAtactaaagaaaacaaaactgtcTCAGATACAGTGTTTGAAGGATACCGAGATGACTTGGATTTCAACGATGAAAATGATGTTGGTAAGAATTTATTTCTTGTACAGATAACTGAAAGAACGTTCAAACAAAGTTCAAAAAGGCTTCGGGGTTTGTACCCCGATTAACGAAATAATAAACGAATTCATGAGGCATCAAAACGAGGAGAGGAGCATCTTAAAAGCACTTGTAATGCCCACAGAATTGTGAGTACTTTGTTTGTCGTAAAGTATTAATCCAACATTGAAGATAgtcatgattttattttcataggcGAGAAGAAACGGCTGGCTTTCTTAGATCTGATGATCGAATCTGTTCAGAACGGAACTCATCAGCTGACTGACCACGAGATTAAGGAAGAAGTAGATACTATTATGTTTGAGGTATGTTTACCTGTACAATATGAATCTAATCCAAGAACTTATTTATGAAAGAAGTTAACAGTTCTTGAAGCTTATTTAGCTATGTACTTCAAATGTTTCAGGGTCACGACACCACAGCTGCCGGCTCCAGCTTCGTCCTCTGCCTTCTGGGTGTCTATAAAGACATCCAAGCAAAGGTCTACAACGAGCTGTACGAAATCTTCGGAGACTCAGACAGACCAGCCACGTTCGATGATACTCTTAAAATGAAGTATCTTGAGAGGGTGATCCTTGAATCTTTGAGACTGTACCCACCTGTACCCGTCATCGCTAGGAAACTTAACCTCGATGTTAAAATTGGTACGTGTTGGTATGAATACATGACCCCTTAAACAGATACTGATGGTATAATATTTAACTGagctttttcttttcttctccAGTAACAAAGAACTACGTTCTACCTGCAGGCGCCACAGTAGTGATAGGAACATACAAAGTCCATAGAAGTCCTAAATACTACAAGGACCCTGATACATTCAATCCTGATAACTTTTTACCTGAGAACGCATCGAACAGACATTACTACAGCTTCATTCCTTTCAGTGCAGGGCCCAGGAGCTGTGTTGGTTAGTATCTGTGACCTATATATATTTTGCTAACCTGAACATGACCAGGTCTCTCCTTAAGAGAAAAGGAGAAATAACGGCCCGCTCAAACAAATGATTTGAATGATATTGCTTGAGACAAACAAGTCAATAAATCGATTAATTCAATTCAAAGGGAGTGTAATAGAAATCAGGTGTCTATCAATTGCCAATCGTAGAGCTAGCAGGTCATATTTGCAAGGTTTTCCTAGCAACAGCATATGGCGATTATAATCAGATAATACTACTTCTATTAATTTCGTTTGCAGGCCGCAAGTATGCCTTGTTGAAGCTCAAGATCTTATTGTCAACAATTTTAAGAAACTATGAGTGCACGTCTATAGTACCTGAGAAAGACTTCAAACTCCTCGCTGACATTATTTTGAAGAGATCCGATGGATTTACAATCAAAATTGAACCTAGAATAAGGAAACCTGTAAATATGGCTTAGAATAATCGTATTTTGAAGTTTAGAGGTAAAACGATGAAGGCAAGTTTACTAGTATATTATATAAAGGTTTCCTTATCCTAAGGTTCAATATGACCTCTCAAAGTCTATAAG
This window encodes:
- the LOC110371802 gene encoding cytochrome P450 4g15-like, which codes for MDTLMLVFYPLLLITTVLWLIYRWQQQTRLFKLGNALPGPPCVPFVGNGLLALGKQPDQVVKFCLDLTKTYGTVFRAWVGSNLLIFLLDADDIEVILNSQIHIDKADEYRFFEPWLGDGLLISTGSKWRSHRKMIAPTFHINILKSFVGVFNQNSKNVVEKMRSEIGKTFDVHDHMSTATVDILLETAMGITRKTQDESGFDYASAVMKMCDIVHQRHYKFWLRFDSLFKLTSLFEKQKKLLDIIHGLTNKVIMNKKQIYFENKAKGFIPPTLKELTRNLDDDNTKENKTVSDTVFEGYRDDLDFNDENDVGEKKRLAFLDLMIESVQNGTHQLTDHEIKEEVDTIMFEGHDTTAAGSSFVLCLLGVYKDIQAKVYNELYEIFGDSDRPATFDDTLKMKYLERVILESLRLYPPVPVIARKLNLDVKIVTKNYVLPAGATVVIGTYKVHRSPKYYKDPDTFNPDNFLPENASNRHYYSFIPFSAGPRSCVGRKYALLKLKILLSTILRNYECTSIVPEKDFKLLADIILKRSDGFTIKIEPRIRKPVNMA